In Monodelphis domestica isolate mMonDom1 chromosome 4, mMonDom1.pri, whole genome shotgun sequence, one DNA window encodes the following:
- the LOC103096017 gene encoding zinc finger protein 665-like: protein MFINDSKLILHQRIHTGEKPFKCNDCGKFFSHRSKLIIHQRIHTGEKPFKCHDCGKAFIRSSHLLQHQRIHTDEKPFKCDECGKAFNQNSNLLQHQRIHTGEKPFKCDDCGKAFNRNSNLLQHQRIHTGEKPFQCNDCGRTFNQNSNLSVHQRLHTSERPFQCNDCGKAFNRSSHLLQHQRIHTGEKPFQCHDCGKAFSQSSHLLQHQRIHTGEKPFQCHDCGKAFNQNSNLSVHQRIHTGEKPFQCHDCGKAFKQISHLFHHQRIHTGEKPFKCNDCEKAFNRSSNLLKHQRIHTGEKPFKCDDCGKAFIRSSTLLQHQRIHTGEKPFKCDDCGKAFIRSSTLLQHQRIHTGEKPFKCNDCGKAFNQNSHLLHHQRIHTGEKPFQCHDCGKAFNRNSHLLQHHRIHTGEKPFHCHDCGKAFNQSSHLLQHQRIHTGEKPFKCHDCGKAFNQSSHLLQHQRIHTGEKPFKCNDCGKAFNQSSNLIVHQRIHTGKLIKKS from the coding sequence atgtttattaatgactcaaaacttattttacatcagaggattcatactggtgagaagccttttaaatgtaatgattgtgggaaattCTTCAGTCATAGGTCAAAACTTATtatacaccagagaattcatactggtgagaaaccttttaaatgtcatgattgtggcAAGGCCTTTATTCggagttcccacctccttcaacaccagagaattcatactgatgagaagccatttaaatgtgatgaatgtgggaaggcctttaatcagaattccaacctccttcaacaccagagaattcatactggtgagaagccatttaaatgtgatgattgtgggaaggcctttaatagGAATTccaacctccttcaacaccagagaattcatactggtgagaagccatttcaatgtaatgattgtgggaggacctttaatcagaattccaacctcTCTGTTCACCAAAGACTTCATACTAGTGAGAGGCCAtttcaatgtaatgattgtgggaaggcctttaatcggagttcccacctccttcaacaccagagaattcatactggtgagaagccatttcaatgccatgattgtgggaaggcctttagtcagagttcccacctccttcaacaccagagaattcatactggtgagaagccatttcaatgtcatgattgtgggaaggcctttaatcagaattccaacctctctgttcaccaaagaattcatactggtgagaagccatttcaatgtcatgattgtgggaaagcCTTTAAACAGATTTCCCACCTCTTTCatcaccagagaattcatactggtgagaagccttttaaatgtaatgattgtgagaAGGCCTTTAATCGGAGTTCCAACCTCCttaaacaccagagaattcatactggtgagaagccatttaaatgtgatgattgtgggaaggcctttattcGGAGTTCCACCCTCCTTcagcaccagagaattcatactggtgagaagccatttaaatgtgatgattgtgggaaggcctttattcGGAGTTCCACCCTCCTTcagcaccagagaattcatactggtgagaagccatttaaatgtaatgattgtgggaaggcctttaatcagaattcccacctccttcatcaccagagaattcatactggtgagaagccatttcaatgtcatgattgtgggaaggcctttaatcggaattcccacctccttcagcaccatagaattcatactggtgagaagccatttcattgtcatgattgtgggaaggcctttaatcagagttcccacctccttcaacaccagagaattcatactggtgagaagccatttaaatgtcatgattgtgggaaggcctttaatcagagttcccacctccttcaacatcagagaattcatactggtgagaagccatttaaatgtaatgattgtgggaaggcctttaatcagagttcaaatttaattgtccatcagagaattcatactggaaagcttattaaaaaatcatga